One part of the Glycine max cultivar Williams 82 chromosome 14, Glycine_max_v4.0, whole genome shotgun sequence genome encodes these proteins:
- the LOC100499676 gene encoding translation factor SUI1-like protein isoform X1: MVEVGIYQIPTSTFDPFAEAKETDAPGAKEYVHIRIQQRNGKKSLTTVQGLKKEFSYEKILKDLKKEFCCNGNVVHDKELGKIIQLQGDQRKNVSHFLIHARLVRKDQIKIHGF; this comes from the coding sequence atggttGAAGTGGGTATTTATCAGATCCCTACGAGCACTTTCGACCCATTTGCGGAGGCAAAAGAAACAGATGCTCCCGGGGCAAAAGAGTATGTGCATATCCGCATACAACAGAGGAATGGGAAGAAGAGTCTGACCACAGTGCAAGGGCTGAAGAAAGAGTTCAGCTACGAGAAGATCCTCAAAGACCTCAAGAAAGAGTTCTGCTGCAATGGCAATGTTGTGCATGACAAGGAGCTTGGCAAGATTATCCAACTCCAGGGTGATCAGCGCAAGAACGTTTCTCACTTCCTCATTCATGCTCGCCTTGTTAGGAAGGACCAGATCAAGATTCATGGTTTTTAA